One Thalassotalea atypica DNA window includes the following coding sequences:
- a CDS encoding sugar kinase, producing MINILFFGECMIENHAKGMFRFGGDSLNSALYLARVTSPKKVMVSYATAIGQDNESSQLLAKWQQEGIDTGFVSQIEGKPLGRYSISNNEQGERSFRYERDDSAAKYYFSHSHKAFEAALLNNKIDYFYFTGISLAILSVQDCQYLFQLLTTFKRQGGRVIFDNNYRPILWQSRQPLPIYHQAMNLADIAFLTDEDEYALYGGDTIASILSRYPLSSLGDGVELVIKQGAKPCLIRAAEKDVALLQISSPELAKEKIIDTCAAGDAFAAGYLARRLNGESISLSAQFAHVLAGRVIQYSGAIIAPEDMSDLMQFSAPEKTRG from the coding sequence ATGATAAATATCCTGTTTTTTGGCGAATGCATGATTGAAAATCATGCAAAGGGCATGTTTCGGTTTGGCGGAGATAGCTTAAACAGCGCCCTTTATCTTGCTCGGGTGACATCTCCAAAAAAAGTAATGGTGAGTTATGCGACCGCAATAGGTCAAGATAACGAAAGTTCACAACTGCTGGCAAAATGGCAGCAAGAAGGCATTGATACTGGCTTTGTCAGCCAGATAGAAGGAAAACCGCTCGGGCGATATTCAATAAGCAATAATGAACAAGGAGAACGCAGCTTTCGTTATGAGCGTGATGATAGTGCCGCTAAATATTACTTTTCTCATTCCCATAAGGCCTTTGAAGCCGCCTTGCTCAACAACAAGATAGATTACTTTTATTTTACCGGTATTAGTCTAGCGATTTTATCAGTTCAAGATTGCCAGTATCTGTTTCAACTGCTAACAACGTTTAAGCGTCAAGGTGGGCGAGTTATTTTTGATAACAACTACCGACCGATATTATGGCAAAGCCGTCAACCTTTACCGATTTATCATCAGGCAATGAACTTAGCTGATATCGCCTTTCTCACCGACGAGGATGAGTATGCTCTTTATGGTGGCGATACTATTGCATCGATACTGAGCCGTTATCCATTGTCCTCGCTCGGTGACGGAGTTGAACTAGTCATTAAACAAGGTGCAAAGCCTTGTTTAATTAGAGCGGCAGAAAAGGATGTTGCTCTGTTACAGATCTCTAGTCCTGAACTAGCTAAAGAAAAAATTATTGATACTTGCGCCGCCGGCGATGCTTTTGCCGCAGGCTACTTAGCAAGGCGCTTAAATGGCGAATCAATATCTTTATCAGCGCAATTTGCTCATGTACTTGCAGGTCGAGTTATCCAGTATTCCGGCGCCATTATTGCGCCTGAAGATATGAGTGACTTAATGCAGTTTAGCGCCCCCGAAAAAACTAGAGGTTGA
- a CDS encoding beta-N-acetylhexosaminidase codes for MSLILCSFSGIASDSIQQDNVNKANDNCLTLMPCPKQLIKADGSFMLTQAPKLFVSGMSEKRQHAALKRFTEQVKRVPGFAFQGFIPVEDSDLADVKLIIESGNNAEQGNYLPQLGDNESYQLTITKAVIHIEAVSDFGALHALTSLLQIISIPELSATVTQKKFLTLPAIQINDQPRFQWRGLLIDSVRHFIPLNAIKRQLDGMAAAKLNVFHWHLTDDQGWRIESKTYPKLHLLASDGLYYTQQEIKELVTYANNLGIRVVPEFDLPGHASAIAVAYPELIAEKNNYVAERQWGVFEPLLDITNPKTYQFIEAVITELTDLFPDEYLHIGGDEVNPKQWLGSKDVRALMLKHNLKDADDVQSFFNVKLQKILSKHKRKMMGWDEIHHEDLPQDIVVQSWRGLESLNRIAGSGYQALLSAGFYIDQPQATAYHYRNDPLANIALASQKANEILQLQMQNAEQWRTWSFTMPRLKGSAVKGSLTLISNEKNNKFIGYLKLNEHHHKEVAIHSSLQELQDNQVVFSHDSWMGPMRFELSLSAAGALSGFTLLGNSYYPIEPNGQAILGEVKITLQPLLAIEQAKNILGGEATLWSELVDEQNIDLRTWPRLFAIAERFWSPESLKDSDDMYHRLMIIDDYAADIIGLQHQEQLLAGFTNLIAKPSEKHQELAALVTLAEALEPAHYYTRHHLKYQKHQYHQNAALNNFVDYLPVESYSLIMMRGYLREYKLGDKSALLKLEKKFLSWQENAKKLSMLITQNGKLSSLSAVVSDLQKFNRLASTIVEGCMSDNFYHKKSLRRLDNKLLALQQKSKEIVIAAVPLARSLLKHCQMTSE; via the coding sequence TTGAGTTTAATACTTTGCTCTTTTAGTGGTATTGCGAGCGACTCGATACAACAAGACAATGTTAATAAGGCTAATGATAACTGCCTGACACTTATGCCATGCCCTAAGCAGCTGATAAAAGCTGACGGCAGTTTTATGTTAACGCAGGCACCTAAGTTGTTTGTTTCAGGTATGAGTGAAAAAAGACAACATGCTGCGCTCAAACGTTTTACTGAGCAAGTTAAAAGGGTACCGGGTTTTGCTTTTCAAGGCTTTATACCGGTTGAAGATAGTGACTTGGCTGATGTTAAATTAATTATTGAGAGCGGTAATAATGCAGAACAGGGCAATTATTTACCTCAGTTAGGTGATAACGAAAGCTATCAACTGACTATCACTAAAGCAGTTATTCATATTGAAGCGGTCAGTGATTTTGGCGCTTTGCATGCATTAACTAGCTTGTTACAAATTATATCTATACCTGAACTTTCAGCGACAGTGACGCAAAAAAAGTTCTTAACATTACCAGCGATACAAATTAATGATCAACCACGTTTTCAATGGCGAGGTTTACTTATTGACAGTGTTCGGCATTTCATACCGCTTAATGCCATTAAACGGCAACTTGATGGTATGGCGGCGGCTAAGCTCAATGTTTTTCATTGGCATTTAACCGATGATCAAGGCTGGCGTATTGAGTCTAAAACTTACCCTAAATTGCACCTGTTGGCCTCAGATGGCTTGTATTACACCCAACAAGAAATCAAAGAACTAGTGACTTATGCCAATAATTTAGGCATCAGGGTTGTACCTGAATTTGATTTGCCGGGTCATGCTTCAGCGATTGCGGTTGCTTACCCTGAGCTTATCGCTGAAAAAAACAACTACGTTGCGGAGCGTCAATGGGGAGTATTTGAGCCATTACTTGATATCACCAATCCTAAAACTTATCAATTTATTGAGGCTGTTATCACAGAGTTAACGGATTTGTTTCCTGATGAGTATCTACATATTGGTGGCGATGAAGTAAATCCAAAGCAATGGCTTGGTAGTAAAGATGTCAGAGCCTTAATGCTAAAGCACAATTTGAAAGACGCTGATGATGTGCAAAGTTTTTTCAACGTAAAGCTGCAAAAAATTCTTAGCAAACATAAACGAAAAATGATGGGCTGGGATGAAATTCATCACGAAGACTTGCCTCAAGATATTGTTGTGCAATCATGGCGAGGCTTAGAGTCATTAAATCGCATAGCGGGTAGTGGTTACCAAGCATTATTATCAGCAGGATTTTATATCGACCAACCGCAAGCGACAGCTTATCATTATCGTAACGACCCATTAGCCAATATTGCATTAGCGAGCCAAAAAGCCAATGAAATACTGCAGCTACAGATGCAAAACGCGGAGCAGTGGCGCACGTGGTCGTTTACTATGCCTAGGTTAAAGGGCAGTGCGGTGAAAGGCTCATTAACCTTAATCTCCAATGAAAAAAACAATAAGTTTATTGGCTATTTGAAGCTTAATGAACATCACCATAAAGAAGTAGCAATTCATTCTTCACTCCAAGAGTTACAAGATAATCAGGTTGTTTTTTCGCACGACAGTTGGATGGGGCCAATGCGTTTTGAATTATCACTGTCAGCAGCAGGAGCGCTTAGTGGCTTTACTTTGCTTGGAAATAGCTATTACCCGATAGAGCCGAATGGTCAAGCTATTCTAGGGGAAGTAAAAATTACCTTGCAGCCACTGCTTGCTATTGAACAGGCTAAAAATATATTAGGCGGCGAAGCGACATTATGGTCAGAGCTGGTTGATGAACAAAATATCGATTTACGCACTTGGCCACGCTTGTTTGCCATCGCCGAACGTTTTTGGTCACCCGAGTCGCTAAAAGACAGTGATGATATGTATCATAGGTTAATGATTATTGATGACTATGCTGCTGATATTATTGGTTTACAGCATCAAGAACAACTACTGGCAGGATTTACTAATTTAATTGCTAAGCCGTCTGAAAAGCATCAAGAACTTGCTGCGCTAGTTACTTTAGCTGAGGCATTAGAGCCTGCGCATTATTACACTCGCCATCATCTGAAATATCAAAAACATCAGTACCATCAAAATGCAGCTTTGAATAACTTTGTTGATTACCTGCCAGTTGAAAGCTATAGCCTGATCATGATGAGAGGCTATTTAAGGGAGTATAAGTTAGGGGATAAATCAGCATTACTAAAACTGGAGAAGAAGTTCTTGTCTTGGCAAGAAAACGCTAAAAAACTATCCATGTTAATAACTCAAAACGGTAAGTTATCTTCGTTGTCAGCAGTTGTTTCTGATCTGCAAAAATTTAATCGCCTAGCGTCAACAATAGTAGAGGGTTGTATGAGTGATAATTTCTACCACAAGAAGTCGCTAAGGAGATTGGATAACAAATTGCTTGCCTTACAACAAAAATCAAAAGAGATAGTGATAGCTGCAGTACCTCTGGCGCGCAGCTTATTAAAACATTGTCAAATGACGAGTGAATAA
- a CDS encoding N-acyl-D-amino-acid deacylase family protein: MINDVNSSSSKVNLCDYLIINSDIYDGSGTAVIKQDIAITGDKIVAIGDLKDLTAKKVIDGKGLALAPGFIDVHTHDDLEVIRNPSMPNKISQGVTSVVIGNCGISASPYQSANPPIDPVNLLGHASEFIFPSLQDFVKQYNQVQPSINVAALVGHTSLRAQVMDDLNRPATAKEIMTMMELFKQALAHGAKGLSTGLAYENAQAASSAEISALVEQIKEFGGIYCTHIRTEFDGIIDALDEAFFTAKQAEVPVVISHLKCAGKNNWGRADEVIAHIEKHQKAQKIGCDCYPYHASSSTLDLQQVTEDFDILITWSDPHPEKAKQTLAAIAKQWQVSLQDAALRLQPAGAVYHGMNEDDVRKFITFPHSMIGSDGLPCDPHPHPRLWGTFPRVLGRYCRDEKLLSLSKAIHKMTGLSAREFKLKQRGFIRVGHYADIVLFNADTIADLADFSHPVTLSKGIEYVWVNGQLSYQAGRSDKQMFGKNKGAGRFLKHEVVSPND; this comes from the coding sequence GTGATTAATGATGTTAATTCCTCTAGTTCTAAGGTGAACCTATGTGATTATTTAATTATCAATAGCGACATTTATGATGGCAGTGGTACGGCGGTGATTAAGCAAGATATTGCTATTACCGGCGATAAAATTGTTGCAATAGGGGATTTAAAGGACTTAACCGCTAAAAAAGTAATTGATGGCAAAGGCTTAGCGTTAGCACCTGGTTTTATTGATGTTCATACTCATGATGATTTAGAGGTGATACGTAATCCAAGTATGCCAAACAAAATTAGCCAAGGAGTGACGAGCGTCGTTATTGGTAACTGTGGTATTAGTGCGAGCCCGTATCAATCGGCAAACCCGCCCATTGATCCTGTTAACTTACTGGGTCACGCAAGTGAATTTATCTTTCCGTCCTTGCAAGATTTTGTTAAGCAGTATAATCAGGTTCAACCGAGTATTAATGTCGCTGCATTAGTCGGTCATACGAGCTTACGTGCACAGGTGATGGATGATTTAAATCGACCGGCAACAGCAAAAGAAATAATGACCATGATGGAATTATTTAAGCAGGCGTTAGCACATGGCGCAAAAGGTTTAAGTACTGGGCTTGCTTATGAAAATGCGCAGGCGGCTTCGAGTGCTGAAATTTCAGCTCTAGTAGAGCAAATTAAGGAGTTTGGTGGCATTTATTGTACTCACATCAGAACGGAATTTGACGGAATTATAGATGCCTTAGATGAGGCATTTTTTACCGCCAAGCAAGCAGAAGTTCCAGTGGTAATCTCTCATTTAAAATGCGCAGGTAAAAATAATTGGGGTCGAGCTGATGAGGTCATCGCTCACATAGAGAAGCATCAAAAAGCACAAAAAATTGGCTGTGATTGTTACCCGTATCATGCCAGTTCTAGCACGTTAGACTTACAACAAGTGACAGAAGACTTTGATATTTTGATCACTTGGTCTGATCCTCATCCTGAAAAAGCTAAACAAACATTGGCTGCAATCGCTAAACAGTGGCAAGTTTCTTTGCAAGATGCAGCTCTGCGCTTGCAGCCAGCCGGTGCGGTTTACCATGGTATGAATGAAGATGATGTCCGTAAGTTTATTACATTTCCTCATAGTATGATTGGCTCTGATGGCCTGCCTTGTGATCCGCATCCTCACCCAAGATTATGGGGAACATTTCCCCGCGTGTTGGGTCGCTATTGTCGAGATGAAAAATTATTAAGCTTATCTAAAGCTATTCACAAAATGACGGGATTGTCTGCGCGTGAATTTAAATTAAAGCAAAGAGGCTTTATTCGCGTCGGACATTACGCCGATATTGTGCTTTTTAATGCTGATACTATTGCTGACCTAGCAGATTTTTCTCATCCAGTAACACTATCTAAGGGCATAGAATATGTTTGGGTTAATGGGCAATTAAGCTATCAAGCGGGACGTAGCGACAAACAAATGTTCGGAAAAAATAAAGGTGCAGGACGCTTTTTGAAACACGAAGTGGTTTCACCTAACGATTAA
- a CDS encoding MurR/RpiR family transcriptional regulator has translation MDIVNSIKEGLGHFSPAEEKVARFILADLNYAANAPINELAEKAQVSHASITRLAKTLKCANVREFKLKIAQSAAVGERFTNEKSVAKQDISHVYQSIHDILSLNVGLIKDEIVHAASQSICAAKHCLIFGVGGGSSMMAKECQNRFFRLGIPSNSHSDPMMMRMTASTVDKNDVVLCLSLGGISPDVYSSAVIAKEYGATVVAICPDGKLAAFADYHLPIKTQESDYIFKPSASRYVMLAAIDILSSELAMKNQRKSREKLRRLKIQLDSHREESSDSTSCDSCSNRLPLGD, from the coding sequence ATGGATATTGTTAATAGTATTAAAGAAGGCTTAGGGCATTTTAGTCCAGCCGAAGAAAAAGTGGCACGCTTTATTTTGGCTGATTTAAATTATGCTGCCAATGCGCCAATTAATGAGTTAGCTGAAAAAGCGCAGGTAAGTCATGCCAGCATTACGCGTTTAGCCAAAACCTTAAAGTGTGCGAATGTACGGGAATTTAAGCTAAAAATAGCCCAGTCAGCAGCGGTTGGAGAAAGGTTTACCAATGAAAAGTCGGTTGCTAAGCAAGATATTTCACATGTTTATCAATCGATTCATGACATTTTGTCGCTCAATGTTGGCTTAATTAAAGATGAAATTGTTCATGCCGCCAGTCAAAGCATTTGTGCCGCTAAGCATTGTTTAATTTTTGGTGTTGGTGGCGGTAGTAGTATGATGGCAAAAGAGTGTCAAAATAGATTCTTTCGCTTAGGTATTCCGAGTAATTCGCATTCGGATCCTATGATGATGCGAATGACAGCATCTACTGTTGATAAAAATGATGTTGTGCTTTGCTTGTCATTAGGTGGTATCAGCCCTGATGTATATAGTTCAGCCGTTATAGCGAAAGAATACGGCGCGACTGTCGTTGCTATTTGTCCTGACGGAAAGTTGGCGGCATTTGCAGATTATCATTTGCCGATAAAAACCCAAGAAAGTGACTACATCTTCAAACCTAGTGCCTCCCGATATGTGATGTTAGCAGCAATTGATATATTGTCGAGCGAGCTGGCAATGAAAAATCAAAGAAAATCGCGCGAAAAGCTACGACGTTTAAAGATCCAACTTGATAGCCATCGAGAAGAAAGCAGCGATAGCACTAGCTGTGATAGTTGTTCTAATCGCTTGCCATTAGGAGATTAA
- a CDS encoding SMP-30/gluconolactonase/LRE family protein, with protein MLAVLQVASHELNNNSNKLYSSADWITDGVFTHGVEGPAVDENGVLYAVNYQQQGTIGKVIGRNKSEILLKLSNNSVGNGIRFDRNGNMYIADYVNHNILKVSASGINSSNKQAPIAEVYAHSPLMNQPNDIAIMSNGILLASDPNWTNNTGQLWRINQNGEVALLEKDMGTTNGIEVSPDNKTLYVNESVQGNVWQYQLSADGSISNKKLLIHFDTHGLDGMRADTHGNLYIARYGKGVIAIVSPQGVLLREVKLKGQFPTNVAFGGSDGKTVFITMQKRGAIEAFVSEFSGRSFVEK; from the coding sequence ATGTTGGCTGTTTTGCAGGTAGCAAGTCATGAATTAAATAATAACTCAAATAAGTTATATAGCAGCGCTGATTGGATAACTGATGGTGTTTTTACTCATGGTGTTGAAGGCCCAGCAGTTGATGAAAATGGCGTGTTATATGCGGTAAATTACCAACAACAAGGCACTATCGGAAAAGTTATTGGCAGGAATAAGAGTGAAATACTGCTAAAGCTTAGCAACAATTCGGTTGGTAACGGTATTCGTTTTGACCGCAATGGCAATATGTATATTGCGGACTACGTTAATCATAATATTTTAAAAGTCAGTGCCTCAGGTATCAACTCCAGTAATAAGCAAGCACCGATAGCAGAAGTATACGCTCATTCCCCCTTAATGAATCAGCCAAATGATATTGCCATTATGTCAAATGGGATCTTGTTGGCGAGTGATCCTAACTGGACAAACAATACGGGGCAGTTATGGCGCATTAACCAAAACGGTGAAGTGGCTTTATTGGAAAAAGATATGGGCACGACCAACGGCATAGAAGTGAGCCCGGATAATAAAACGCTTTACGTTAATGAAAGTGTGCAAGGTAACGTTTGGCAATATCAGCTATCTGCCGACGGCAGCATTAGTAATAAAAAACTTTTGATTCACTTTGATACACATGGTTTAGATGGCATGAGAGCAGACACTCACGGCAACTTATATATCGCGCGTTATGGTAAAGGAGTTATCGCTATTGTTTCACCGCAAGGTGTGCTTTTACGTGAAGTAAAACTTAAAGGCCAATTTCCAACCAATGTCGCTTTTGGCGGCAGCGATGGTAAAACCGTATTTATTACCATGCAAAAACGTGGTGCGATAGAGGCATTTGTCAGTGAATTTTCAGGTCGTAGTTTTGTTGAAAAGTAG
- a CDS encoding sodium:solute symporter family protein — protein MSIVFTLAFIGYMLLMITVGWWVSRQQKSGDDFLLAGRNVPLLLSLGTTVATMVGTGSSMGAVGFAYHNGWAGALYGLGGACGILLLAWIFAPVRRLQFTTMSEELSYYVDNNAYVKNIVAFIIYAASIGWLGAHIIGGGMYLSWLTGMDLQWAKLLIALSFAIYVIIGGYTAVIWTDSIQALILFIGFIAMAYFSVEYVDGWQAMMSAQPTENTSFLAFEKMGPLSAFSLALAVLVGVLATPSFRQRIYSGKNVNTIRKSFIYSGVLYLGFSIIPAIIGMSAYSINNELDNAAFAFPYIALNVMPLALGVLIIIAGISATLSSASSDAIAGVSVLLTDIYRLVVGQPPEQNKMILFSRLGLFFTIGTALLLAMKSNDIITYITKMIAILMSGMCVCGLLGRLWSQYNWYGAIATLFFGTVTAIIVSTNKPLHEYFGNPILPAILFSALAGITVTLLTSRLLKSYQVTDSQASIPSQRAAK, from the coding sequence GTGAGTATCGTATTTACCTTAGCTTTTATTGGCTACATGTTGTTAATGATAACGGTCGGTTGGTGGGTTTCTCGACAGCAGAAATCTGGCGATGACTTTCTCCTCGCCGGGCGAAATGTGCCTTTGTTACTGTCATTAGGAACCACCGTTGCTACTATGGTAGGCACAGGCTCTTCCATGGGTGCGGTTGGTTTTGCTTATCATAATGGCTGGGCTGGTGCTTTATATGGCTTAGGTGGCGCTTGCGGCATTTTACTATTAGCGTGGATTTTTGCACCTGTACGACGTTTGCAATTCACCACCATGAGTGAAGAGCTTAGCTATTATGTGGATAATAATGCTTATGTTAAAAACATTGTCGCTTTTATTATTTATGCGGCCAGTATCGGTTGGCTTGGCGCCCACATTATTGGTGGAGGTATGTATCTGTCTTGGTTGACTGGTATGGACCTTCAATGGGCTAAGTTACTCATTGCATTAAGTTTTGCCATTTACGTCATCATTGGTGGTTACACTGCTGTGATCTGGACTGACTCTATTCAAGCTTTAATACTCTTTATCGGCTTTATTGCGATGGCTTATTTCTCCGTTGAATATGTTGATGGTTGGCAAGCAATGATGTCAGCACAGCCTACCGAAAATACTAGTTTTTTGGCTTTTGAAAAAATGGGCCCCTTATCGGCATTTTCTTTGGCACTCGCTGTTTTAGTTGGTGTACTCGCAACTCCCTCATTTCGCCAACGGATATATTCTGGCAAAAACGTTAATACGATTCGCAAATCATTTATTTACTCTGGTGTACTTTATTTAGGCTTTTCAATTATCCCAGCTATTATCGGCATGAGCGCATATAGCATCAACAATGAATTAGATAATGCCGCGTTTGCTTTTCCCTATATCGCGTTAAATGTGATGCCGTTGGCGCTAGGGGTATTAATTATTATCGCTGGTATTTCGGCCACCTTATCGAGTGCTAGCTCTGATGCCATTGCGGGCGTAAGCGTATTGTTAACTGATATATATCGATTAGTAGTGGGTCAGCCACCAGAGCAAAATAAAATGATTTTATTTTCTCGCCTTGGACTGTTTTTTACCATTGGAACCGCCTTGTTACTGGCGATGAAGTCAAATGACATTATTACCTATATTACTAAAATGATTGCTATTTTAATGTCAGGCATGTGCGTCTGTGGTTTATTGGGGCGTTTATGGTCGCAATATAATTGGTATGGAGCGATAGCCACGTTATTTTTCGGCACGGTGACTGCCATTATTGTTAGCACCAATAAACCTTTACATGAATACTTTGGTAATCCGATATTGCCGGCTATTCTTTTTTCGGCGCTAGCCGGTATAACGGTAACGCTACTGACGTCTCGTTTACTGAAAAGCTATCAAGTGACAGATAGTCAAGCGAGTATTCCCAGCCAAAGAGCAGCGAAATGA
- a CDS encoding RidA family protein → MTIKRYGIEGGQGTGGQHLPFSRAVEAGGWLRVSGQTPMRNGEVIEGGIIEQSRIAIENCIEIMTEANYRLEHVTHVSVVLTDARYFQSFNKVFKEFFGEHPPARICLVADLVVDCKVEVDVTCYKAP, encoded by the coding sequence ATGACAATTAAGCGCTATGGCATTGAAGGTGGGCAAGGTACTGGTGGGCAACATTTACCCTTTTCACGAGCAGTTGAAGCGGGTGGTTGGCTTAGAGTCTCAGGTCAAACTCCCATGCGTAATGGTGAAGTTATTGAAGGCGGTATTATTGAACAATCACGTATTGCAATTGAAAACTGCATTGAAATTATGACTGAAGCAAATTATCGCCTTGAGCATGTTACCCATGTGTCAGTGGTGTTAACTGATGCCCGCTACTTTCAGTCTTTTAATAAGGTATTTAAAGAGTTTTTTGGCGAACATCCACCAGCACGTATCTGTTTAGTGGCAGATTTAGTAGTTGACTGTAAAGTCGAAGTGGATGTGACTTGCTATAAAGCACCTTAA
- a CDS encoding family 20 glycosylhydrolase, with protein sequence MKRKRRFLSKLLIKILIILPVTVWAFSEAEKLPVRGFAIASPAPDNFEQFIAFVNNDLSKTAVNQLFLRINYNYQFKSHPELAEKNALSEQQVKTIVKTAAQYNIEIIPIINMLGHQSWKKDNIHSLLRVYPEFEENAGLKVLDKDFYTRAYCPNHPDVHDVVLAVIDELVEVFGAKGIHLGMDEVFILGEDGCERCRGQNKAELFANEVNLFQAHLARKNIAMYIWGDRLLNGHTTGLGMWGASKNDTDSAIDLISKNVIICDWQYESAPPTPGYFAVKGLNVISASYQVPSVAEFQVANMIAMRASSNDTIKNRLFGVMHTYWGSFDSFYQCYQGKACDHKERASAVKTFSIIYPKIKANN encoded by the coding sequence ATGAAAAGAAAGAGAAGATTTTTAAGCAAGCTGTTGATTAAAATTTTAATCATACTGCCTGTAACCGTATGGGCTTTTTCAGAAGCAGAAAAACTGCCTGTGCGTGGTTTTGCCATTGCTTCACCAGCGCCTGATAATTTTGAACAATTTATTGCTTTTGTTAACAATGATTTGTCAAAGACAGCGGTTAATCAGTTGTTTCTTAGAATTAACTACAATTATCAGTTTAAGTCTCATCCTGAGCTAGCAGAAAAAAATGCCTTATCTGAGCAGCAAGTAAAAACAATTGTTAAAACGGCGGCACAATATAATATCGAAATTATTCCAATTATTAATATGTTAGGACATCAATCTTGGAAGAAAGACAATATTCATTCATTGCTCAGGGTTTATCCTGAGTTCGAAGAAAATGCAGGTCTCAAAGTACTTGATAAAGATTTCTATACCCGCGCTTATTGTCCTAACCATCCTGATGTTCATGATGTGGTTTTGGCGGTGATCGACGAATTGGTTGAAGTGTTTGGCGCTAAAGGTATACATTTGGGGATGGATGAAGTGTTTATTTTGGGTGAAGACGGTTGTGAACGCTGTAGAGGACAAAATAAAGCTGAATTGTTTGCCAATGAAGTAAACCTTTTCCAAGCGCATTTGGCACGAAAAAATATTGCTATGTATATATGGGGCGACAGGTTACTAAACGGCCACACCACAGGTCTTGGCATGTGGGGCGCTTCAAAAAATGATACTGACAGTGCAATCGATTTGATATCTAAAAACGTTATTATTTGTGACTGGCAATATGAGTCTGCGCCACCAACACCGGGCTATTTTGCGGTAAAAGGCCTAAATGTTATTAGTGCATCATATCAAGTGCCCAGTGTTGCTGAATTTCAGGTAGCTAATATGATAGCTATGCGCGCAAGCAGCAACGACACTATTAAAAATCGCTTATTTGGAGTAATGCATACTTACTGGGGAAGTTTCGATAGTTTTTATCAGTGCTATCAAGGTAAGGCTTGCGATCACAAGGAACGCGCAAGTGCGGTGAAAACTTTTAGCATTATTTATCCTAAGATAAAAGCTAATAATTAG
- a CDS encoding amino acid deaminase: protein MSSLADKGWSILAEEVSLPIAVINENRLLNNAIWMQKFSDEAEVKLAPHGKTSMAPELFKVQLDQGCWGISLATIAQVINAAQHGIQRIILANQLVGKLHMQLLADLLSTSDLEFYCFVDSKENALALGKYFSVRNISLNILIEVGVAQGRCGWRDPDNIEPLLEIIKQFPHLKLCGVSFYEGVIHGNEAETEIKRFIASISRLVSKLYKRDLFDLDQIIITGAGSAWYDIVAQELMSSQSMRNINYTAIIRPGCYLIHDTGIYQSAQDEIVQRSQLACDVSGELISSLHLWAYVHSVPESGLAVIGLGKRDVAFDAGLPTPEYFYRPGTEKPISVDKAWQVISIMDQHCLMKTTDNALLRPGDIICFSSSHPCLTMDKWRHIGLIDDNFVVNKTIETFF, encoded by the coding sequence ATGAGCTCACTGGCAGACAAAGGGTGGAGTATTTTAGCGGAGGAAGTGAGCCTTCCTATTGCCGTGATTAATGAAAATAGACTATTGAATAATGCCATATGGATGCAAAAATTTAGTGATGAAGCTGAGGTGAAGTTAGCCCCCCATGGCAAAACATCGATGGCACCAGAATTATTTAAAGTGCAGTTAGACCAGGGGTGTTGGGGAATAAGCTTAGCAACAATAGCACAAGTGATAAATGCTGCCCAACATGGTATTCAACGTATCATTTTAGCCAACCAATTAGTTGGTAAGCTTCACATGCAATTGCTTGCTGACTTGCTATCAACTTCAGATTTAGAGTTTTACTGTTTTGTTGATTCAAAAGAAAATGCCTTGGCTTTAGGAAAATATTTTTCCGTAAGAAATATTTCTTTAAATATTTTGATCGAAGTTGGTGTTGCACAAGGACGGTGCGGCTGGCGTGACCCTGATAATATCGAGCCATTATTAGAGATTATAAAGCAGTTTCCTCATTTAAAATTATGTGGCGTGAGTTTCTATGAGGGTGTCATTCATGGTAATGAAGCAGAAACAGAAATTAAAAGGTTTATTGCAAGCATTAGCCGATTAGTGAGTAAGTTATACAAAAGAGATTTATTCGATTTAGATCAGATAATTATTACTGGTGCAGGCTCTGCTTGGTATGACATTGTCGCTCAAGAGTTGATGTCTAGCCAGAGTATGCGGAATATTAATTACACTGCCATTATTCGACCAGGCTGTTATTTAATACACGATACCGGAATTTATCAGAGTGCGCAGGATGAAATTGTGCAACGCAGTCAATTGGCTTGTGACGTATCTGGTGAATTAATCTCAAGCTTGCATTTGTGGGCCTATGTGCATTCCGTACCAGAGTCAGGGCTGGCAGTGATAGGACTAGGTAAGAGGGATGTTGCCTTTGATGCCGGTTTACCTACGCCGGAATATTTTTATCGGCCAGGGACAGAAAAGCCGATAAGCGTTGATAAAGCATGGCAGGTGATCAGTATTATGGATCAACATTGTTTGATGAAAACTACTGACAATGCATTACTGCGTCCTGGAGATATCATTTGTTTTTCCAGCTCTCACCCTTGCTTAACCATGGATAAATGGCGTCATATCGGGCTTATTGACGATAATTTTGTTGTTAATAAAACCATCGAAACCTTTTTTTAA